In Candidatus Bathyarchaeia archaeon, the genomic stretch CTAGGTTGACCCGCCCCGCCCTTCCATGCATCAGATAAGTGTGGATCGCCCTGCGACTGCGCTCCAAGACATTGACGACCCGTTCCCGGCTTCTCCTCGACAAAACCTTGTCAACAAAGCTGTCGGAGGGGTGTACGAGATTGTTCTCCAGCTCCACCGCCCCCTCCTTTTCCAGCTCCTTTAACGCGGACATGAATCCAGGCATGATCCGCCTCATGTTTCCCTCCCTCAACCCCCCAGTAAGAAGCATGGTGTAGCTGTACCGTAAAGGAGGGTATACCATCATCCTTCGCTTAATCCGAGATAGGGCCACATACTCAGGCTTGAACACTAACCCTCGGGAGAGCTCACCATGCTCTAGGATCAGCTCCTCCAATTCTTCGAGGCAGATCCTCTTCTTCAAAGCCACCTCCATCCTCCAAAGATACGGCTCGCCTTTCAAGCTGAGGTACGGTGGGATTAGGCGGCCGGCTAGGAACTCTCCCAGACTTCCCACTTTAACATCCAGCTCGAACAGCTCCCTATCGGCGATCAGACATGAGCCTTCCTGGCCGTCGAGGTCCCTGGAATAGTATCTAACCCCTTCACCATACTGGTCCAGGAGGATGAGAATATTATAGTCGCTGTCCTCTCTGGCGTATCCAGCCACCCTGGACCCGTAAAGGCATATGGCGGCCTCCTCTAAACCTCCAGCCAAGGCCTTAGAGGCCTCCATAACCTTTTTCAACAGCTTGGGGTCGAAGCCACCGTCCATAAGGCCCATGCGCTGCACCGCCATAAGATCGTAGGATCAACGTTAGTAAGGTGTTGAGGATGTTTAATTGTTTAACCATTGCTGAGGAGTGTGGGAATAACTTATTATAGTAAAAATGGGTTTATAGTGGAATGGAACATTGTTTAACCGTCTAGATTCGCTGGGGAGGTGGGCGATGTGGAAAGGGTAAGCTCGGGGATAAAGGGGTTGGATGAGCTTTTAGGCGGGGGTTTTCCGAAGGGGAAATGTGTGCTGGTGGTTGGAGGTCCAGGCTCAGGGAAAACCATATTCGCGATGCAATTCCTGAAAAGTGGGGCTGAAGGGGATGAGGCTGGTCTTTATATCACGTTGGACGAGACGCCAGACCAAATCAAGGAAGAGATGTCATCGCTGGGATGGAACTTGGAGGGGCTTGAAAGATCAGGGAAGCTTTTCCTCCTCGACGCCACTCAGCTGAGGAGGGTGAAGGGGACTCCCCCTGAGCCCTACGTAAAAACCTCCAGCAAGGCTTTCGTCGCCCACCTCCCAGAGTTGACCCTTCCATCCCTGATCGAAACCACAGTGAAGCTGGTTGAAGAGGAGAACATTCAAAGGGTCGCCATAGACCCCATCACAGCGCTCACCATACGGTACGGGGAAACCTTGAGGAGGAGGAGGGCTGTGTTAAGGCTTTTCGACGCTCTCCTGAACACCGGATGCACCTCCATCATCACCTCAGAGCTTAGGTCAAGCCTGTTGGAGAGGAGGTTTCAGGTGGAGGAGTTTCTGTCTCAAGGCGTGATCATACTGCACACCATTCTCCATGGAGGGGACGTTGTGAAGGCGATTCAAATCGAGAAGATGAGGGGCATCAAACATGACACTCAGCTGAGACCATACATCATCACCGAAAACGGGATAGAGGTTTACCCCAAGGACAAGGTCTTCTAAGTTAACCAGCCTCCCCATTAACGGATAGGTCGTTTTTCCGTCAGGAAAATGATCCCCTTCTTCCCAACATCGAACAGCACCCAACGGGCGGAGTGTCCTCGGCCGCGAACCTTTTTAATCCTCATCGTCCTCACCCTTTCCTTCTCGGTTTCCTCCATTCGAAGCTCTAGCACGCAGTCTACTGTTTCATCAACCCGGGAGAGGATCGTGGGCTGTATGTCAGAGCCGACCGTAAAGCAGAATCTTCCTCCAACCCCTTTAATCTTCGCCCCCGTGGCGTGGATGAAGGAGACCACCTGATCGGGTTTCAGCGCGGTAACCACGGTGCTCAGAGAATCATAGTAGACATCTGTTTCCTTCCCCATTTCCTCTAAGCAAGACGAGATTTCAACTCCAAGCCTCGTGACATCGTGGGGTGAGTCGACGTGGTGGCGCTCCGGGGACTCCTGTCCAGCCACCCCTGAATAACAGTCAACGAAGCAGAGTGATCCCTTTTTCTCGTATTCCTTCACGTCTATTCCTAAATTTGTCAGCTGATCTCTGACCTTGCTGGGGAAATCGATATTAGTGATGTACAAGCATTTTCTACCATTCTTCAGGCTTTGCTGGACTAGGCCGTTTAGAAGGATGCTTTTCCCGGAAGCCGGTGGACCGGTGACCATTACAGTGGCCTCGTAGGGGAGTCCTCCGTCAACCAGCTTGTCAATGTAGGTGAAGGGCTTCTCAACGAACATCCTCCGCTTCCTAATGAGAATCATCGCAAAGGTGGCCGCGGCGAGGGTGAGGAGGCCCGCTAAGGCGGCGGAAAGGTACAGGCTTTCCACCCTCACAACCGTCCTCGCCTCACCTTTCACTTCAAGCTCCGTTGAGCCCGCCCCGCCGGCGAACATAGCCACAGCTCGGTACCTGCCCGCTGGAACCCTGTGGAACACGTATGTTCCATTCCAGCCGGTTCTCCCCTGGAATACCACCCCTCCTTCGCTTTGAAGCTTCACCGACGCGTTGGGTAAGGGTAAAAAGTAGAGTAGGGCCTTCACCTCAACCCTGTATAGGGGGAGTCGAACGTCCAAGACGCCGCCTCCCTTAGAAACCTCGAAGGACTGGTTGAGAGTTCGATTCCAATACGCAACAGAGACGTTGTAGCCTCCCACAATATTGGAGGGTGGGAGGAGAACTCCGGCGAGTCCTGAGGCGTTGGCCTGGCCGCTGAAGCTTAGGCCTGTGCCCAGGTTGATGACGGTGTAGTTGGCCCCAGCTAAGGGTACTCTCTCGTCGTCCAAGAAGCGGAGGATGATGGAGTAGAAAGGCGTCACCCAGTAGGTGTCCTCTGACCAAAAGACGTTCCCCGACTGGTCGCTGACGTTCACGGAAGCCCTGTAGACGCCTTCCTTCAAAGTTTTATTAAACTCATAGGTCGCTGTATACATGGCCGCCCCAATTTTTTTCAGCTTCATAGCCGTGTATGAGGCTTCCAACCCTCCGGTAGCGTTGAGCAGGGTTATGGATGCGCCCTTTAAGTCCTGAACCCCAAAGGGGTTTGTGACGTTGGCGATGAAAGAAACGTTCATTGAGCCGAGTGTGGCGTTTAAAGAAAGAAAGTTCTTTAAGAGTCCTCCACCGTTGTAGGCGGAGATGTGGACGCCAACGTGGCTGAGGCATGGCAACACAACCTGCGTTTGGCTTTCAGCCGTGTTCCATACAAGGAACCCTGTGACCTTAGCCCTGTCGGGGATGAATAAGGCTCCAAACTGGATCGTCGAACCCTCGGTGAATGTATGCTCGAGGCCTGATAAACCAAACGTATACTCCCCAGGGGTCGCCGTTAACCCTACATATCCCTCCACCCTCGCCACCACGTTTCTCCCCCCAGTTGCATTCACCTCGTATAAGGTGAAGAGCAACCTACCCGTAGTGGAGTAGTCCGCCTTCAACCATCCCTTAAATAGGACTGTTCCCGAAACCTTTAGGCTTCGGCCAAGTGAGGGATAGAGGGTAAAGAGAACCTCCTGCGAAGCGTTAGCTGAGCACAAATCACCACGGGGGGGCATCGTAGTTAAAATTCGGTTGTCAAGGGCTGGAAACGATTCGTCATAACGGGCGTATAGGGTGACCTTCCCAACCCCGCCAAGGGATGGAG encodes the following:
- a CDS encoding ATPase domain-containing protein, translated to MTNIEHIRTREGDPMRLKPVMLTALLLTVYVAWIHVQAHGDPTLTPSLGGVGKVTLYARYDESFPALDNRILTTMPPRGDLCSANASQEVLFTLYPSLGRSLKVSGTVLFKGWLKADYSTTGRLLFTLYEVNATGGRNVVARVEGYVGLTATPGEYTFGLSGLEHTFTEGSTIQFGALFIPDRAKVTGFLVWNTAESQTQVVLPCLSHVGVHISAYNGGGLLKNFLSLNATLGSMNVSFIANVTNPFGVQDLKGASITLLNATGGLEASYTAMKLKKIGAAMYTATYEFNKTLKEGVYRASVNVSDQSGNVFWSEDTYWVTPFYSIILRFLDDERVPLAGANYTVINLGTGLSFSGQANASGLAGVLLPPSNIVGGYNVSVAYWNRTLNQSFEVSKGGGVLDVRLPLYRVEVKALLYFLPLPNASVKLQSEGGVVFQGRTGWNGTYVFHRVPAGRYRAVAMFAGGAGSTELEVKGEARTVVRVESLYLSAALAGLLTLAAATFAMILIRKRRMFVEKPFTYIDKLVDGGLPYEATVMVTGPPASGKSILLNGLVQQSLKNGRKCLYITNIDFPSKVRDQLTNLGIDVKEYEKKGSLCFVDCYSGVAGQESPERHHVDSPHDVTRLGVEISSCLEEMGKETDVYYDSLSTVVTALKPDQVVSFIHATGAKIKGVGGRFCFTVGSDIQPTILSRVDETVDCVLELRMEETEKERVRTMRIKKVRGRGHSARWVLFDVGKKGIIFLTEKRPIR
- a CDS encoding ATPase domain-containing protein, yielding MERVSSGIKGLDELLGGGFPKGKCVLVVGGPGSGKTIFAMQFLKSGAEGDEAGLYITLDETPDQIKEEMSSLGWNLEGLERSGKLFLLDATQLRRVKGTPPEPYVKTSSKAFVAHLPELTLPSLIETTVKLVEEENIQRVAIDPITALTIRYGETLRRRRAVLRLFDALLNTGCTSIITSELRSSLLERRFQVEEFLSQGVIILHTILHGGDVVKAIQIEKMRGIKHDTQLRPYIITENGIEVYPKDKVF